One stretch of Anguilla anguilla isolate fAngAng1 chromosome 5, fAngAng1.pri, whole genome shotgun sequence DNA includes these proteins:
- the LOC118228275 gene encoding stimulated by retinoic acid gene 6 protein-like isoform X1: MPAEDPGDAPTQTCENGINMGLFLHCSLIPALTIMGALSFLQRRGRRWAVDQRLPGLNGRFGVVVPLDVLGSLRNRWSYGFAFGAVSSSVMLLFSREYMPFPLPPWAKVIVYLAGALEVGIAYYPFFACLSTPCRLVGPTLGILYTLTWTVVSLWDMVTCPAGRELGKFQKPILRWPSVLCLIFLLGRFTHILVKAVRSNLRLQNDEDLDLMLQNHQAKYVQVLLRGRPPPEQDSVSKGEVKNWFERNVYEWDPYFKFPNRMIGTSIICFIGLYAMTVADYSLCDYAFDKLDRLVDSLSTLAASCNTTNNQFAELVPQLRKFSRVARDVWFVTTIFASLTSVTYTFHVLVCYRKQLKRLWAGQKSFIPEKFHSPSSAVSVAAITRYSGWQIAYTMWGYLIVHFVQFVLGLLVAYGLVLPIQQGRGLEVLSSLGMVILTLGMVIGLVILQIVLVQVFFLQEKISPTDKQKPLALNNRKAFHNFTYFFFFYNVMVGLGNCVIRLVASGVLGTWLVSRIDRTIVQRGYEVLDPGYRTWIGMIFADHHHSNPVMICFCHLLLAERQERGGVTPSQFNTPTACVRGMRIRQRWLLLYTLLRNPQLILLRKSCPPSRLSSPQASPNTPARDTLRVGFALGLRNSWSGAEDAAVDEENA; the protein is encoded by the exons GGATGCCCCCACCCAGACCTGTGAGAATGGCATCAACATGGGCTTATTCCTGCACTGCTCGCTCATTCCTGCT CTGACCATCATGGGGGCGCTGTCCTTCCTGCAGCGGAGGGGGAGGCGCTGGGCTGTGGACCAGAGGCTGCCCGGCCTAAACGGTCGCTTCGGCGTGGTGGT cccCCTGGATGTCCTCGGCAGCCTCAGGAACAGGTGGTCGTACGGTTTTGCCTTCGGGGCTGTGTCCTCCAGCGTGATGCTGCTCTTCTCTCGAGAGTACATGCCCTTCCCTTTGCCGCCTTGGGCCAAAG TGATCGTGTACCTGGCGGGGGCCCTGGAGGTGGGCATAGCCTACTATCCCTtctttgcctgtctgtctactCCATGCCGATTGGTCGGCCCTACACTGGGAATTCTCTACACCCTGACCTG GACAGTCGTGTCACTGTGGGACATGGTGACCTGTCCAGCTGGCAGA GAGCTGGGAAAGTTCCAGAAGCCCATCTTGCGGTGGCCAAGTGTTCTGTGCCTGATCTTCCTCCTGGGCCGTTTCACCCACATACTGGTCAAGGCTGTGCGCTCCAACCTGAGGCTGCAGAACGATGAG GATCTGGATCTGATGCTGCAGAATCACCAGGCCAAATATGTGCAGGTTCTGCTGCGTGGTCGTCCCCCTCCGGAGCAGGACAGTGTCTCAAAAGG GGAGGTGAAGAACTGGTTCGAGAGGAACGTTTATGAGTGGGATCCCTACTTCAAGTTCCCCAACAGAATGATCGGCACGTCCATCATCTGTTTCATAGGCTTGTACGCA ATGACCGTGGCGGACTACAGCCTGTGTGACTACGCGTTCGATAAGCTCGACCGTCTCGTAGATTCTCTGAGCACCCTGGCCGCTTCATGCAACACAACAAACAACCAGTTCGCCGAGTTGGTCCCGCAGCTCAGAAAATTCAGCCGGGTGGCCAGAG ACGTCTGGTTTGTCACCACCATCTTTGCCAGCCTAAcctcagtcacatacacattcCATGTGTTGGTGTGCTACAG GAAGCAGCTAAAGAGGCTGTGGGCAGGACAGAAGAGCTTCATTCCAGAGAAGTTCCACAGCCCCAGCTCTGCAGTCAGCGTG GCTGCTATCACTAGGTACTCTGGTTGGCAGATAGCCTACACTATGTGGG GTTACCTCATCGTCCACTTTGTGCAGTTTGTGCTGGGGCTGCTGGTGGCGTACGGCCTGGTGCTGCCCATCCAGCAGGGCAGAGGGCTGGAAGTTCTCTCCAGCCTGGGGATGGTAAT ACTGACTTTGGGTATGGTCATAGGACTGGTGATACTCCAGATTGTACTGGTCCAGGTGTTCTTCCTCCAAGAGAAGATTTCCCCCACTGATAAGCAGAAACCTTTAGCACTAAACAACAG gAAGGCCTTCCACAACTTCAcgtacttcttcttcttctacaaCGTGATGGTGGGGCTGGGGAACTGCGTCATACGGCTGGTGGCCAGCGGGGTGCTGGGCACGTGGCTGGTGTCGCGCATCGACCGCACCATCGTGCAACGCGGCTACGAGGTGCTGGACCCGG GGTACCGAACCTGGATTGGCATGATCTTTGCTGACCATCACCATAGCAACCCTGTCATGATCTGCTTCTGCCATCTCCTGTTGGCTGAAagacaggagaggggaggggtaaCGCCCTCTCAGTTCAACACTCCAACTG CGTGTGTGAGGGGTATGAGGATTCGGCAGCGCTGGCTCCTGCTCTACACCCTGCTGCGGAACCCCCAGCTGATCCTGCTGCGGAAATCCTGCCCCCCATCCCGCCTCTCATCCCCCCAGGCCAGCCCAAACACCCCGGCCCGGGACACGCTGAGGGTGGGATTCGCACTGGGGCTCCGCAACAGCTGGTCAGGAGCGGAGGACGCAGCAGTCGACGAGGAAAATgcatga
- the LOC118228275 gene encoding stimulated by retinoic acid gene 6 protein-like isoform X2 produces the protein MLLFSREYMPFPLPPWAKVIVYLAGALEVGIAYYPFFACLSTPCRLVGPTLGILYTLTWTVVSLWDMVTCPAGRELGKFQKPILRWPSVLCLIFLLGRFTHILVKAVRSNLRLQNDEDLDLMLQNHQAKYVQVLLRGRPPPEQDSVSKGEVKNWFERNVYEWDPYFKFPNRMIGTSIICFIGLYAMTVADYSLCDYAFDKLDRLVDSLSTLAASCNTTNNQFAELVPQLRKFSRVARDVWFVTTIFASLTSVTYTFHVLVCYRKQLKRLWAGQKSFIPEKFHSPSSAVSVAAITRYSGWQIAYTMWGYLIVHFVQFVLGLLVAYGLVLPIQQGRGLEVLSSLGMVILTLGMVIGLVILQIVLVQVFFLQEKISPTDKQKPLALNNRKAFHNFTYFFFFYNVMVGLGNCVIRLVASGVLGTWLVSRIDRTIVQRGYEVLDPGYRTWIGMIFADHHHSNPVMICFCHLLLAERQERGGVTPSQFNTPTACVRGMRIRQRWLLLYTLLRNPQLILLRKSCPPSRLSSPQASPNTPARDTLRVGFALGLRNSWSGAEDAAVDEENA, from the exons ATGCTGCTCTTCTCTCGAGAGTACATGCCCTTCCCTTTGCCGCCTTGGGCCAAAG TGATCGTGTACCTGGCGGGGGCCCTGGAGGTGGGCATAGCCTACTATCCCTtctttgcctgtctgtctactCCATGCCGATTGGTCGGCCCTACACTGGGAATTCTCTACACCCTGACCTG GACAGTCGTGTCACTGTGGGACATGGTGACCTGTCCAGCTGGCAGA GAGCTGGGAAAGTTCCAGAAGCCCATCTTGCGGTGGCCAAGTGTTCTGTGCCTGATCTTCCTCCTGGGCCGTTTCACCCACATACTGGTCAAGGCTGTGCGCTCCAACCTGAGGCTGCAGAACGATGAG GATCTGGATCTGATGCTGCAGAATCACCAGGCCAAATATGTGCAGGTTCTGCTGCGTGGTCGTCCCCCTCCGGAGCAGGACAGTGTCTCAAAAGG GGAGGTGAAGAACTGGTTCGAGAGGAACGTTTATGAGTGGGATCCCTACTTCAAGTTCCCCAACAGAATGATCGGCACGTCCATCATCTGTTTCATAGGCTTGTACGCA ATGACCGTGGCGGACTACAGCCTGTGTGACTACGCGTTCGATAAGCTCGACCGTCTCGTAGATTCTCTGAGCACCCTGGCCGCTTCATGCAACACAACAAACAACCAGTTCGCCGAGTTGGTCCCGCAGCTCAGAAAATTCAGCCGGGTGGCCAGAG ACGTCTGGTTTGTCACCACCATCTTTGCCAGCCTAAcctcagtcacatacacattcCATGTGTTGGTGTGCTACAG GAAGCAGCTAAAGAGGCTGTGGGCAGGACAGAAGAGCTTCATTCCAGAGAAGTTCCACAGCCCCAGCTCTGCAGTCAGCGTG GCTGCTATCACTAGGTACTCTGGTTGGCAGATAGCCTACACTATGTGGG GTTACCTCATCGTCCACTTTGTGCAGTTTGTGCTGGGGCTGCTGGTGGCGTACGGCCTGGTGCTGCCCATCCAGCAGGGCAGAGGGCTGGAAGTTCTCTCCAGCCTGGGGATGGTAAT ACTGACTTTGGGTATGGTCATAGGACTGGTGATACTCCAGATTGTACTGGTCCAGGTGTTCTTCCTCCAAGAGAAGATTTCCCCCACTGATAAGCAGAAACCTTTAGCACTAAACAACAG gAAGGCCTTCCACAACTTCAcgtacttcttcttcttctacaaCGTGATGGTGGGGCTGGGGAACTGCGTCATACGGCTGGTGGCCAGCGGGGTGCTGGGCACGTGGCTGGTGTCGCGCATCGACCGCACCATCGTGCAACGCGGCTACGAGGTGCTGGACCCGG GGTACCGAACCTGGATTGGCATGATCTTTGCTGACCATCACCATAGCAACCCTGTCATGATCTGCTTCTGCCATCTCCTGTTGGCTGAAagacaggagaggggaggggtaaCGCCCTCTCAGTTCAACACTCCAACTG CGTGTGTGAGGGGTATGAGGATTCGGCAGCGCTGGCTCCTGCTCTACACCCTGCTGCGGAACCCCCAGCTGATCCTGCTGCGGAAATCCTGCCCCCCATCCCGCCTCTCATCCCCCCAGGCCAGCCCAAACACCCCGGCCCGGGACACGCTGAGGGTGGGATTCGCACTGGGGCTCCGCAACAGCTGGTCAGGAGCGGAGGACGCAGCAGTCGACGAGGAAAATgcatga
- the LOC118228273 gene encoding tudor domain-containing protein 7B-like — translation MSDLEVVKKMLRAVLQSKKSGVSLSRLQSEYWALTGEFIPHKQMGYPTMEAFLRSVPSVARMEVSRVGEVVCFAAVCKETAHIAQLVARQRTSKKAGGSQLVNCQMRVKPSSPFMLYAKPRTSLRQPEHLGRSVRGGARQPPAGRPGCVGDRRQTCVRDTQPEERGGVLPQLRAPEERGVLSPQLRAPKERGVLSPQLRAPEERGVLSPQLRTPNVQVKKPSVTTERPEKRMTLPSRFQKEVHAFISRNSQQSTPAHLNENNVSVKPRPAPPPAPPASYNAQVVQGRLKEVLHKHSNGFWVSKLPQLYRELYKQELPPDALRELEHWSHICTVEKPCSSNPAERLLYPSKDLRQPKLPVPRPPARPKLQPAALLPFPGPRAPAGAALAPELKQKLALLLGRYTSGLWAHALPKLFQEAYKSPLPAQVLGELALLADICTVEYPMPDNTRKAILYAREPADAAARPRARQEAGRRLSSQAVPPLALPAEEYPSVLVVEAGSTNSVVLRYIGEGYSQAQEQLEDEMREFYSQAGAGKALLNPATGQLAAVRAEEEEEVLRAQVREVTTDRVKVYYVDHGFTEVISKGKLLELHEKFFRLPFQAAKCKLAGLEPFCQDPAVLQSFEALAGGKILLAEILERGDTPLVVLYDTSQDDDVNINTACLKAVHDKSLGNPLQVNSIYANVSVTNVCSDGTVFCHLPSRGQAKLSSILEKAEAYFLSQVTPEFLVSKPFCGKCCLARYKGKWARVEITNLHGSRVLDILFVDLGVPASVEVIELREIPPPFLRELMAIPPQAIKCCLADLSVSGGSWTPDAVLWLRDAVLNSTDCSMKVCQLDEARGLVQVYLFSSSALDPQTSVNQQLLESSLWKRATDVAVSNSETTPPAAKPALPPQWETGDAPAAPAAPVPAAPPAPLQLPPLMQLPQPGHNMDIYVSVACHPGHFVLQPWQDLYKLVVLMGEMILYYNKMEEKQLIKVEKNQIYAAKVESNWHRVLVKGVLTNGLVSVYELDYGKHELVDCSQLQPLINEFRQLPFQGITAQLAGVKPRQWSEEASIVFRNHVEKKPLVAQVESVQEAPQPWDRKVVVYLVDTSQEEKDVWVHDIMAELAEEQSRAA, via the exons ATGTCAGACCTGGAGGTGGTGAAGAAGATGCTCCGGGCCGTGCTGCAGTCGAAGAAGAGCGGCGTGTCGCTGTCGCGGCTGCAGTCGGAGTACTGGGCGCTGACGGGCGAGTTCATCCCCCACAAGCAGATGGGCTACCCCACCATGGAGGCCTTTCTGCGCAGCGTGCCCTCTGTCGCCCGCATGGAGGTCAGCCGCGTGGGGGAG GTGGTGTGTTTCGCGGCGGTGTGCAAGGAGACGGCGCACATCGCTCAGCTGGTGGCCCGCCAACGCACCTCCAAGAAGGCGGGGGGGTCGCAGCTGGTGAACTGCCAGATGAGGGTGAAGCCCAGCTCGCCCTTCATGCTCTACG caaagCCCAGGACGTCTCTGCGGCAGCCGGAGCACCTGGGCCGGTCcgtgcggggcggggcgcgcCAGCCCCCTGCTGGGCGCCCGGGGTGCGTTGGGGACCGCCGGCAGACGTGTGTGCGGGACACCCAGcctgaggagagggggggggttttgcCCCAGCTCCGCGCCCCCGAGGAGAGGGGGGTCCTGTCTCCCCAGCTCCGCGCCCCCAAGGAGAGGGGGGTCCTGTCTCCCCAGCTCCGCGCCCCTGAGGAGAGGGGGGTCCTGTCTCCCCAGCTCCGCACCCCGAACGTGCAGGTGAAGAAGCCCAGTGTGACCACTGAGAG GCCGGAGAAGAGGATGACCCTCCCCTCCAGATTTCAGAAAGAAGTGCATGCCTTCATCTCCAGGAACTCCCAGCAGAGCa CTCCTGCTCACCTGAATGAGAACAACGTTTCTGTGAAGCCCAgaccggccccgcccccagccccgcccgcctCCTACAACGCGCAGGTGGTCCAGGGCCGCCTAAAAGAGGTCCTTCACAAGCACAGCAATGGATTCTGGGTATCCAAGCTGCCCCAGCTGTACCGTGAGCTGTACAAGCAGGAGCTGCCCCCGGACGCGCTGAGGGAGCTGGAGCACTGGTCCCATATCTGCACG gtaGAGAAGCCCTGCAGCAGTAACCCTGCGGAGAGGCTGCTGTACCCCTCTAAAGACCTGCGGCAGCCCAAGCTCCCCGTCCCCAGACCCCCAGCCCGACCCAAACTCCAACCCGCCGCGCTGCTCCCGTTCCCCGGCCCGAGGGCCCCGGCGGGGGCGGCTCTGGCTCCGGAGCTCAAGCAGAAGCTGGCGCTGCTCCTGGGCAGGTACACCAGCGGCCTGTGGGCCCACGCCCTGCCCAAACTCTTCCAGGAGGCCTACAAGAGCCCGCTGCCCGCGCAGGTGCTGGGCGAGCTCGCCCTGCTGGCGGACATCTGCACGGTGGAGTACCCCATGCCCGACAACACGCGCAAGGCCATCCTGTACGCCCGCGAGCCCGCGGacgccgccgcccgcccccgcgcccGCCAGGAGGCCGGCCGCCGCCTCAGCAGCCAGGCCgtgccccccctcgccctccccgcCGAGGAGTACCCCTCCGTGCTGGTGGTGGAGGCCGGCAGCACCAACAGCGTGGTCCTCAG gtacaTTGGGGAGGGCTACTCTCAGGCtcaggagcagctggaggatGAGATGAGGGAGTTCTACAGCCAGGCCGGCGCGGGGAAGGCGCTGCTCAACCCCGCCACGGGCCAGCTAGCCGCCGTGCGcgccgaggaagaggaggaggtgctgcGCGCCCAGGTGCGCGAGGTCACCACCGACAGGGTCAAG GTGTACTACGTGGATCACGGCTTCACTGAGGTCATCAGCAAGGGGAAGCTCCTGGAACTGCACGAGAAGTTCTTCAGGCTGCCCTTCCAGGCCGCCAAGTGCAAGCTCGCCG GGCTGGAGCCCTTCTGCCAGGACCCGGCGGTGCTCCAGAGCTTCGAGGCCCTGGCCGGTGGGAAGATCCTGCTGGCGGAGATCCTGGAGCGGGGCGACACGCCCCTGGTGGTGCTGTACGACACGTCGCAGGATGATGATGTCAACATCAACACCGCCTGCCTGAAGGCCGTGCACGACAAGTCCCTGGGGAACCCCCTGCAG GTGAACAGCATCTACGCCAACGTCTCGGTGACCAACGTGTGCTCCGACGGAACCGTCTTCTGCCACCTGCCCTCGCGGGGCCAGGCCAAGCTGAGCAGCATCCTGGAGAAGGCCGAGGCCTACTTCCTCTCGCAG GTGACTCCTGAATTCCTGGTGTCCAAGCCGTTCTGTGGGAAGTGCTGCCTGGCACGGTATAAGGGCAAGTGGGCAAGAGTGGAG ATCACTAACCTGCATGGCAGCCGGGTCCTGGACATCCTGTTTGTGGACCTGGGCGTTCCCGCCTCTGTGGAAGTGATTGAGCTGCGGGAGATCCCGCCCCCTTTCCTGCGTGAGCTCATGGCCATCCCGCCGCAG gcCATTAAATGCTGCCTGGCGGACCTGTCTGTGAGCGGGGGCTCCTGGACCCCTGACGCCGTGCTGTGGCTCAGAGACGCCGTGCTCAACTCCACCGACTGCAGCATGAAG GTATGCCAGCTGGATGAAGCGCGGGGCCTGGTGCAGGTCTACCTGTTCAGCAGCAGTGCCCTCGACCCGCAGACCAGCGTCAACCAGCAGCTGCTGGAGTCCAGCCTGTGGAAACGCGCGACTGACGTCGCCGTGAGCAACAGCGAGACCACACCCCCTGCGGCCAAACCAGCTCTGCCCCCGCAGTGGGAGACCGGCGACGCCCCCGctgcccccgccgcccccgtccccgccgccccccccgccccactccagCTGCCCCCGCTCATGCAGCTGCCCCAGCCGGGGCACAACATGGACATCTACGTGTCTGTGGCGTGCCACCCCGGGCACTTCGTGCTGCAGCCCTGGCAGGACCTGTACAAGCTGGTGGTGCTCATGGGCGAGATGATCCTCTACTACAACAAGATGGAGGAGAAGCAGCTCATCAAGGTGGAGAAGAACCAGATCTACGCCGCCAAGGTGGAGAGCAA ctggcaCCGGGTGCTGGTGAAGGGCGTTTTGACCAACGGGCTGGTGTCTGTGTACGAGCTGGACTACGGGAAGCACGAGCTGGTGGACTGCTCGCAGCTGCAGCCGCTCATCAATGAGTTCCGCCAGCTGCCCTTCCAGGGCATCACTGCGCAGCTGGCAG gGGTGAAGCCCAGGCAGTGGTCAGAGGAGGCCTCCATCGTGTTCCGGAACCACGTGGAGAAGAAGCCGCTGGTGGCGCAGGTGGAGTCCGTGCAGGAGGCCCCCCAGCCCTGGGACCGGAAGGTGGTGGTGTACCTGGTGGACACCTCCCAGGAGGAGAAGGATGTGTGGGTGCACGACATCATGGCCGAGCTGGCAGAGGAGCAGAGCCGGGCTGcgtag